The proteins below come from a single Pandoraea apista genomic window:
- a CDS encoding EF-hand domain-containing protein — MTSQDTFRQRTLRTLTARRAARRSLAAVTLCAGAAALSLASIPGHAQGNPVNGVVPSTPTPPAPSAGPDYGDAPDQNAALGLYLQRSFDAIDTNHDGKIDRNEWAAYQRSQLQARRATFERYFKAADKDGDGYLSRDEVAAAEPFLYQHFDEIDVNHDGKLSPAEIRAYFRRYYHEREQADAATMKP, encoded by the coding sequence ATGACATCCCAAGACACCTTCCGCCAACGGACGCTGCGAACCCTCACGGCGCGACGCGCCGCACGCCGCTCGCTCGCCGCCGTCACCCTGTGTGCCGGTGCGGCTGCGCTATCGCTCGCGTCCATCCCCGGCCACGCGCAGGGCAACCCGGTCAATGGCGTCGTACCGTCCACGCCAACGCCCCCCGCCCCGTCGGCAGGCCCCGACTACGGCGACGCGCCCGATCAGAACGCGGCCCTCGGTCTCTACCTGCAACGCTCGTTCGATGCCATCGATACCAATCACGACGGCAAGATCGACCGCAATGAATGGGCTGCCTATCAACGCAGCCAGTTGCAGGCGCGCCGTGCAACGTTCGAGCGCTATTTCAAGGCAGCCGACAAGGATGGCGACGGCTATCTGAGCCGCGACGAAGTGGCGGCGGCCGAACCGTTCCTGTATCAGCACTTCGACGAGATCGACGTGAATCACGACGGCAAGCTCTCACCGGCCGAGATTCGCGCCTACTTCCGCCGCTACTATCACGAGCGCGAACAGGCCGACGCCGCGACCATGAAGCCCTGA
- a CDS encoding glycine zipper 2TM domain-containing protein, which yields MKTTQRWTSHIAHLSRSAAPILVGAALIGTLAGCGGMTPRESRNTAVGAGVGALGGALISGGDLGTTVGGAVVGGVIGNVMTDDRHRR from the coding sequence ATGAAGACCACACAACGATGGACCTCGCACATTGCACATCTCTCACGCTCGGCCGCCCCGATTCTGGTGGGGGCAGCCCTGATCGGCACGCTGGCGGGCTGTGGCGGCATGACACCGCGCGAATCGCGTAACACGGCGGTCGGCGCCGGTGTGGGCGCCCTCGGCGGCGCCCTGATCTCAGGCGGCGACCTCGGCACCACGGTGGGTGGCGCCGTGGTCGGTGGCGTAATCGGTAACGTGATGACAGATGATCGCCATCGCCGCTGA
- a CDS encoding TetR/AcrR family transcriptional regulator — protein MPQVKKEDIRLAILEASHALFLEKGYVDTTMVQIAKRAGISHANIYSYFTAKLQVFFCVYEKWFKARITVLEAEVMAAHGAHERMRTLLGGLLVQTPRLDNGFSHNLVQALATVTPGDPYDAALLQWFRERLSSMLAACAPSLARDSVRRARLVDMLVLTFDGCLVNYHVNPASLPDVAMLEEFVAAFLSAEPVEMAGTATTPQEAGPTMSSGSAATA, from the coding sequence ATGCCACAAGTCAAGAAAGAAGACATTCGTCTGGCCATCCTCGAAGCGTCGCATGCCCTGTTTCTTGAAAAGGGTTATGTCGACACAACAATGGTGCAGATCGCCAAGCGTGCAGGTATTTCGCACGCGAACATCTACAGCTACTTCACCGCGAAGCTGCAAGTCTTCTTCTGCGTCTACGAGAAGTGGTTCAAAGCGCGCATTACTGTGCTGGAAGCCGAGGTGATGGCGGCCCACGGCGCTCACGAGCGAATGCGCACACTGCTCGGCGGTCTTTTGGTCCAGACACCGAGACTCGACAACGGCTTTTCGCACAATCTGGTGCAGGCGCTGGCCACCGTGACACCGGGTGATCCTTACGACGCGGCGTTGTTGCAGTGGTTTCGCGAACGCCTGTCGAGCATGCTCGCGGCATGTGCGCCCAGTCTCGCGCGCGACAGCGTACGGCGGGCACGCCTCGTGGACATGCTCGTGCTGACGTTCGACGGGTGTCTCGTCAATTACCACGTCAATCCGGCGTCATTGCCGGACGTCGCCATGCTCGAAGAGTTCGTTGCCGCGTTCCTGTCGGCTGAACCGGTGGAGATGGCGGGGACGGCAACAACACCGCAGGAAGCGGGCCCGACGATGTCGTCCGGTTCCGCGGCGACGGCCTGA
- a CDS encoding LysR substrate-binding domain-containing protein encodes MRSLPWTALNLGRKLKFHQLQVFDRVLETGSLVRAANETGLTQPAVSKIVHELEACFEGPLFVRSNRGMQPTELGELLGHRVKSLMAELRYLTDEVNAFSAGTSGHVIVGTLISAAADLLPRTIAMLKSRTPGVLVTVREATTAQLFPALASGDLDIVVGRLPERALPLANAFALTHEVLFNESLCVVGGTRHWTQSPERVPLATLREGAWILPVPESPSRLAAERLFHDAGLPLPDDVVESLSVLTNIGLMLETPRVALMPRAAATPFVESGLLRVLADTVSGSFGDVGYSLRTDKQPSPACERFVACLREVCGLKP; translated from the coding sequence ATGCGCTCACTTCCCTGGACGGCCCTTAATCTCGGGCGAAAGCTCAAGTTTCATCAGCTTCAGGTGTTCGATCGCGTGCTCGAGACGGGCTCGCTCGTGCGCGCCGCGAACGAGACAGGTCTCACGCAGCCAGCGGTGAGCAAGATCGTGCACGAGTTGGAGGCCTGCTTTGAAGGGCCGCTCTTCGTGCGAAGCAATCGGGGCATGCAACCCACGGAGTTGGGTGAACTGCTCGGCCATCGCGTGAAGTCGCTGATGGCGGAGCTGCGTTACCTGACGGACGAGGTGAATGCGTTCAGCGCGGGCACCAGCGGACATGTGATCGTAGGCACGCTGATCTCGGCAGCGGCCGATCTGTTGCCACGCACGATTGCCATGCTGAAGTCGAGAACTCCGGGCGTGCTCGTCACCGTGCGCGAAGCGACGACCGCGCAGCTTTTCCCGGCGCTTGCCAGCGGGGATCTCGACATTGTGGTGGGGCGTTTGCCCGAGCGGGCGTTACCGCTCGCGAATGCTTTCGCCCTGACTCACGAGGTTCTTTTCAACGAATCGCTGTGTGTGGTCGGTGGCACACGTCACTGGACGCAGTCCCCCGAGCGTGTGCCGCTCGCAACGTTGCGGGAAGGGGCGTGGATCTTGCCGGTGCCCGAATCGCCGTCGCGTCTTGCTGCCGAGCGATTGTTTCACGATGCAGGGCTTCCACTGCCCGACGACGTTGTCGAGTCGCTCTCCGTCCTCACCAATATCGGGTTGATGCTTGAGACACCGCGTGTCGCGCTGATGCCGCGTGCGGCCGCCACGCCGTTTGTGGAGTCGGGGCTGCTGCGTGTGCTGGCCGATACCGTGTCGGGCAGTTTTGGCGATGTGGGGTATTCACTGCGTACGGACAAGCAGCCGAGTCCGGCGTGCGAACGTTTCGTCGCCTGTCTTCGCGAGGTCTGCGGTCTCAAGCCGTAA
- a CDS encoding helix-turn-helix domain-containing protein has product MAYSNTPSNPFRWLLSQDTGAPLPTEPAHVKNGLPADLPLNIKELPRTPLPKLEIFPDELLALRKHLGMSRNVFAHYLRTNPRTLENWEQGRARPNAQAACLIRLVQQNPGLVSSLARL; this is encoded by the coding sequence ATGGCTTACTCCAATACGCCTTCGAATCCCTTCCGCTGGCTGCTATCGCAGGACACCGGTGCGCCGCTGCCCACCGAGCCGGCACACGTCAAGAACGGCCTTCCCGCGGATCTTCCGCTCAACATCAAGGAGCTACCTCGCACGCCGCTCCCAAAACTGGAAATATTTCCTGACGAATTGCTGGCGCTGCGCAAGCATCTTGGCATGTCGCGCAATGTCTTCGCACACTACTTGCGCACCAATCCGCGCACGCTCGAAAACTGGGAACAGGGACGCGCTCGTCCCAACGCTCAAGCCGCCTGCCTGATTCGACTCGTGCAACAGAATCCCGGGCTCGTCTCGTCGCTTGCCCGCCTCTGA
- a CDS encoding ABC transporter ATP-binding protein, whose protein sequence is MSPLLSLSGVESYYGASQALFGMQLEIERGAFVTLLGRNGMGKSTTVKSMTGLMRPARGEIIFDGQPVHASPSHRIARAGMGLVPEGRQIFPTLTVRENLVATAGNRHGASSPWTLERIYGLFPRLREREKNLGSNLSGGEQQMLAIGRALMTNPKLLILDEATEGLAPLIRGEIWQCLKQLKGSGLSILCIDKNLAPMLELGDRHYIVDKGRVAWQGDSPSLRRALPELQTYLGV, encoded by the coding sequence ATGAGCCCCTTGTTGTCTTTGTCAGGTGTCGAGTCGTATTACGGCGCAAGTCAGGCGCTGTTCGGTATGCAGTTGGAAATCGAGCGCGGCGCGTTCGTCACGCTGCTCGGCCGCAACGGCATGGGAAAGTCGACTACGGTTAAGTCGATGACCGGTCTCATGCGTCCGGCACGCGGCGAGATCATATTCGACGGACAGCCGGTGCACGCCAGTCCGTCGCACCGCATTGCCCGCGCCGGCATGGGACTCGTGCCCGAGGGGCGCCAGATATTTCCCACGCTCACGGTGCGCGAGAACCTCGTGGCCACGGCGGGAAATCGTCACGGCGCCAGTTCGCCGTGGACACTCGAGCGCATCTACGGACTGTTTCCGCGCCTTCGGGAACGGGAGAAAAACCTGGGAAGCAATCTGTCCGGCGGTGAGCAGCAGATGCTCGCGATCGGCCGCGCACTGATGACGAATCCGAAATTACTCATTCTCGACGAAGCGACCGAAGGGTTGGCCCCCCTCATTCGCGGTGAAATCTGGCAGTGTCTGAAGCAACTTAAAGGCAGCGGTTTGTCGATCCTTTGCATCGACAAGAATCTGGCCCCGATGCTCGAACTCGGCGACCGCCACTACATCGTCGACAAGGGCCGTGTGGCTTGGCAGGGCGACTCGCCGAGCCTGCGCCGGGCGTTGCCGGAATTGCAAACTTATCTGGGCGTTTAA
- a CDS encoding ABC transporter ATP-binding protein, which produces MSLLRVDQLVKRYGGLTATDHFCLDVAPGELHAIIGPNGAGKSTLIGQLAGELRSDEGSIHFDGRDITAMPIEQRARAGLARSYQITSVFREFTALENVLVAVQAMQGHSFGFWRPAIREAALVEPAREILARTGLASRMHVPASALAHGEHRQLELAMALAGRPKLLLLDEPMAGMSQAESEQMTHLLADLKGDYAIVLVEHDMDAVFALADRITVLVYGRAIACGNADTIRNDAGVREAYLGDETRNEMLGATA; this is translated from the coding sequence ATGAGCCTGCTCCGAGTCGACCAACTGGTCAAACGCTATGGCGGGCTGACCGCCACCGATCACTTCTGCCTCGACGTCGCCCCCGGTGAGCTTCACGCGATCATCGGCCCGAACGGCGCCGGCAAGAGCACGCTTATCGGCCAACTGGCCGGCGAGTTGCGCTCCGACGAAGGCAGCATTCATTTCGACGGACGCGACATCACGGCAATGCCCATCGAGCAGCGCGCCCGCGCGGGACTCGCGCGCTCTTATCAGATCACATCCGTCTTCCGCGAATTCACCGCACTGGAAAACGTGCTCGTGGCCGTGCAGGCCATGCAGGGTCACAGCTTCGGCTTCTGGCGGCCGGCCATTCGCGAAGCCGCACTGGTCGAACCGGCGCGCGAGATCCTGGCGCGCACCGGTCTGGCCTCACGCATGCACGTGCCCGCAAGCGCCCTCGCCCATGGCGAGCATCGCCAGCTTGAACTGGCAATGGCGCTCGCGGGCCGCCCGAAGCTGCTGCTGCTCGACGAGCCGATGGCAGGCATGTCGCAAGCCGAGTCCGAACAGATGACACATCTGCTGGCAGACCTCAAGGGCGATTACGCCATCGTGCTCGTGGAACACGACATGGACGCCGTGTTCGCACTTGCCGACCGCATCACGGTGCTCGTCTACGGACGGGCCATCGCCTGTGGCAACGCCGACACCATCCGCAACGATGCCGGGGTGCGCGAAGCCTATCTTGGGGACGAAACCCGAAACGAAATGCTGGGAGCGACCGCATGA
- a CDS encoding branched-chain amino acid ABC transporter permease: MKLNLRTAVPLLLLAVLALVPLYATFAQQPFYLTLFGRIVVFAIAAVSLDLILGYGGMVSFGHALYLGLGAYVVGILSYHGVDNGFVHLGVTLLLCAIVGAVTGLLSLRTTGIAFIMITLAFAQMFYFLAVSLKQYGGDDGLPVSAGSRFGNVSLDDPAVLYYAAFAVLCLCVWAGRRMVDARFGMVIRGARQNDRRMRALGYPTLRYKLVAYVISAMTCGVAGMLYANLTHFVSPAYMAWTASGELIVMVVLGGLGSFFGPVLGSAAMLLIEEWLKGMTEHWMIIFGPLIVVAVLVSRRGLYGLLGDLQVRLSRRTRTVEGKA, encoded by the coding sequence ATGAAACTGAATCTTCGCACCGCCGTGCCATTGCTGTTGCTGGCCGTGCTGGCTCTGGTGCCCCTTTACGCAACGTTTGCCCAGCAACCGTTCTACCTCACCCTGTTCGGCCGCATCGTGGTGTTCGCCATCGCGGCCGTCTCGCTAGACCTGATTCTCGGCTACGGCGGCATGGTCAGCTTCGGACATGCGCTGTATCTCGGACTCGGCGCTTATGTCGTCGGTATTCTCAGCTATCACGGTGTGGACAACGGCTTCGTGCATCTCGGTGTCACGCTGCTGCTGTGCGCCATTGTCGGCGCCGTCACCGGCCTGCTCTCGCTGCGCACGACCGGCATTGCCTTCATCATGATCACGCTGGCGTTTGCCCAGATGTTCTACTTCCTCGCGGTGAGTCTGAAGCAGTACGGCGGCGACGACGGTTTGCCCGTGTCCGCCGGCAGCCGCTTCGGCAACGTATCGCTCGACGACCCTGCCGTGCTGTATTACGCGGCGTTCGCAGTGCTGTGCCTGTGTGTCTGGGCCGGCCGCAGAATGGTCGACGCGCGCTTCGGCATGGTGATTCGCGGCGCGCGCCAGAATGACCGCCGCATGCGCGCGCTGGGCTACCCGACGCTGCGCTACAAGCTCGTGGCTTACGTCATCAGCGCCATGACTTGCGGTGTCGCGGGCATGCTTTACGCCAATCTCACGCACTTCGTCTCGCCGGCCTATATGGCATGGACAGCCTCGGGCGAACTGATCGTGATGGTGGTGCTCGGCGGGCTGGGATCGTTCTTCGGGCCCGTGCTGGGCAGCGCCGCCATGCTGCTGATCGAAGAGTGGCTCAAGGGCATGACCGAACACTGGATGATTATCTTCGGGCCGCTCATCGTCGTGGCGGTACTCGTCTCGCGGCGCGGCCTGTACGGCCTGCTCGGCGACCTGCAAGTGCGGCTCTCGCGCCGCACCCGCACCGTGGAGGGCAAAGCATGA
- a CDS encoding branched-chain amino acid ABC transporter permease → MSLTLFIMQCLNGLQLGVLLFLMAAGLTLVFGIMNFVNLAHGSLYMMGAFIAATVYNHTGSFALAAIAIVPAMLLLGLIVEFVALKTLYDRDHLDQVLATFGLILFFNELARMIWGPSPYYMEVPEWLSGTVNLFGLAYPAYRFLIIVVGLVVALGCYLLIHRTRIGMLIRAGSTHRQMVGALGVNIVLLNSLLFGLGAILAGIAGLMAGPILSVQPGMGEPILILTMVVIVIGGIGSVRGAFLAALIVGVVDTVGRTALPTLLRSLLERSTADTAGPALASMLIYLVMAAVLAVRPQGLFPVKHG, encoded by the coding sequence ATGAGTCTGACGCTTTTCATCATGCAGTGCCTGAACGGGCTGCAACTCGGGGTGCTGTTGTTCCTCATGGCGGCCGGCCTCACGCTGGTGTTCGGCATCATGAACTTCGTCAACCTCGCCCACGGTTCGCTTTACATGATGGGGGCGTTCATCGCCGCCACCGTGTACAACCACACGGGCTCGTTTGCGCTGGCCGCGATTGCCATCGTCCCCGCGATGCTGCTGCTCGGCCTGATCGTCGAATTCGTTGCGCTCAAGACACTGTACGACCGCGACCACCTCGATCAGGTGCTGGCCACCTTCGGCCTGATCTTGTTCTTCAACGAACTGGCCCGCATGATCTGGGGCCCGTCGCCGTACTACATGGAAGTGCCCGAGTGGCTTTCCGGCACGGTGAACCTGTTCGGCCTGGCGTACCCGGCCTATCGTTTTCTCATCATCGTAGTGGGTCTAGTGGTGGCGCTCGGCTGCTACCTGCTCATTCACCGCACGCGCATCGGCATGCTGATTCGCGCCGGATCGACGCACCGTCAGATGGTGGGCGCGCTTGGCGTGAATATCGTACTGCTCAACTCGCTGCTGTTCGGTCTTGGCGCGATTCTCGCGGGGATTGCCGGACTCATGGCCGGCCCTATCCTCTCGGTACAGCCGGGCATGGGCGAGCCGATCCTGATTCTGACGATGGTTGTGATCGTGATCGGCGGCATCGGCTCGGTACGCGGCGCGTTTCTCGCCGCGCTGATCGTCGGCGTGGTCGACACGGTGGGTCGTACGGCGCTGCCCACGTTGCTGCGCAGCCTGCTTGAGCGCAGCACCGCCGACACCGCCGGACCTGCGCTCGCTTCGATGCTCATCTACCTTGTTATGGCGGCGGTGCTTGCCGTGCGCCCGCAAGGCCTCTTCCCGGTCAAACACGGTTGA
- a CDS encoding alpha/beta hydrolase, producing MKRYRNFDDAELDVQYNARATTPNVLDILTQYAAESAQARATTPCVLDVAYGNHPDETLDIFPAPAPGAPVFFFVHGGYWRALSKNDSSNMAPAFTRAGATVVTINYSLAPGASLDTIVDQTRRALAWVYRHIGEHHGDPRRIHVCGSSAGGHLAGMLLAQGWHAQYGVPEDVVAGAAPLSGLFDLTPIPFTHINEWMKLSEDDARRNSPHFHLPARGCPIVVSYGETETAEFKRQSDDYLAAWRAKGFAGEYVPMPGTNHFDIVLTLNDSASPLTQAIFRQMGLAREAT from the coding sequence ATGAAGCGCTACCGCAATTTCGACGATGCCGAGCTGGACGTTCAGTACAACGCTCGCGCTACCACCCCCAATGTTCTCGACATCCTGACGCAGTACGCCGCCGAGAGCGCGCAGGCCCGCGCGACCACGCCCTGCGTTCTCGATGTCGCCTACGGGAATCACCCCGACGAGACGCTGGACATTTTCCCGGCCCCGGCCCCCGGCGCGCCCGTCTTCTTCTTCGTACACGGCGGTTACTGGCGTGCGCTGAGCAAGAACGATTCGAGCAACATGGCGCCCGCCTTCACGCGCGCGGGCGCCACTGTCGTCACCATCAACTATTCGCTCGCGCCCGGCGCCTCGCTCGACACCATCGTCGACCAGACACGCCGTGCGCTGGCCTGGGTGTATCGCCACATCGGCGAGCACCACGGCGACCCGCGCCGCATTCACGTGTGCGGCAGCTCCGCCGGCGGCCATCTCGCGGGCATGCTGCTCGCGCAGGGCTGGCATGCGCAATATGGCGTGCCCGAAGACGTCGTTGCCGGTGCTGCACCGCTGTCCGGTCTGTTCGACCTCACGCCGATTCCGTTCACGCACATTAACGAATGGATGAAGCTCTCAGAGGACGATGCGCGTCGCAACAGCCCGCACTTTCATCTGCCCGCGCGCGGCTGCCCGATCGTGGTGTCTTACGGTGAGACCGAAACGGCAGAGTTCAAACGGCAGAGCGACGACTACCTCGCCGCGTGGCGTGCGAAGGGCTTCGCGGGCGAGTATGTGCCGATGCCGGGCACGAATCACTTCGATATCGTGCTCACGCTGAACGACAGCGCCAGCCCGCTCACGCAAGCCATCTTCCGCCAGATGGGTCTGGCCCGGGAGGCAACATGA
- a CDS encoding ABC transporter substrate-binding protein encodes MTGTKTTQRKAIAALGAIAAAAALFASNGAHAQVKIGFIGTLSGPGGALGQDQYDAFMLAIEQKGGKLGGVPVQVIKEDDQLKPDVGVQAAQKLVERDKVQLITGVTFSNVMMAIHKNVTNAGVVMVGSNAGPTPIAGEQCSPNFFSTSWDNDELHEAGGQLSTDLGYKKMYVMAPNYQAGRDAVNGFKRDYKGQIVDEVYTQVNQPDYSAEIAQLQAAKPDAVYVFYPGGMGVNFVKQYRQAGLLGKIPLISVSTIDGSTLPALKEQAVGSITSAPYSPDLDNAQNKQFVAAFQKKYNRVPSMYAAQSYDAANLIDSALTKTKGSVADREALRAALKAADFQSVRGSFKFASNQFPIAPFYRVDVVKDGSGAAFANKGKIEIKTRANLASMCKIRS; translated from the coding sequence ATGACGGGAACGAAAACCACGCAACGCAAAGCCATCGCCGCACTGGGCGCCATCGCCGCAGCCGCGGCGCTGTTCGCCTCGAACGGCGCGCACGCTCAGGTAAAGATCGGCTTCATCGGCACGCTCTCCGGCCCGGGCGGTGCGCTTGGCCAGGATCAGTACGACGCTTTCATGCTCGCTATCGAGCAAAAGGGCGGCAAGCTGGGCGGTGTGCCGGTTCAGGTGATCAAGGAAGACGATCAGCTCAAGCCCGATGTGGGCGTGCAGGCGGCGCAGAAACTGGTGGAGCGCGACAAAGTGCAGCTCATCACCGGTGTCACGTTCTCGAACGTGATGATGGCCATTCACAAGAATGTGACGAATGCGGGCGTGGTCATGGTCGGCTCGAATGCCGGCCCGACGCCGATTGCGGGTGAACAGTGTTCGCCGAACTTCTTCTCGACCTCGTGGGACAACGACGAACTGCACGAGGCCGGCGGTCAGCTCTCGACCGACCTCGGCTACAAGAAGATGTATGTGATGGCCCCGAACTATCAGGCCGGACGCGACGCCGTGAACGGCTTCAAGCGCGACTACAAGGGCCAGATCGTCGACGAGGTCTATACGCAGGTCAACCAGCCGGATTACTCGGCGGAAATCGCCCAGTTGCAGGCAGCCAAGCCCGACGCCGTGTACGTGTTCTACCCGGGCGGCATGGGCGTGAACTTCGTCAAGCAATATCGTCAGGCCGGCCTGCTTGGCAAGATTCCGCTGATCTCGGTGTCGACCATCGACGGCTCCACCCTGCCCGCCCTGAAAGAGCAGGCCGTGGGCAGCATCACCAGCGCGCCGTACTCGCCGGACCTCGACAACGCTCAGAACAAGCAATTCGTCGCGGCCTTCCAGAAGAAATACAACCGGGTGCCATCGATGTACGCCGCGCAGTCTTACGACGCCGCCAACCTGATCGACTCCGCCCTCACCAAGACCAAGGGCAGCGTTGCCGACCGCGAAGCCCTGCGTGCCGCGCTCAAGGCCGCCGACTTCCAGTCCGTGCGCGGATCGTTTAAGTTCGCCAGCAATCAGTTCCCGATCGCGCCGTTCTACCGTGTGGATGTCGTGAAGGACGGCAGCGGCGCAGCGTTCGCAAACAAGGGAAAGATCGAGATCAAGACGCGCGCCAATCTGGCGTCGATGTGCAAGATCCGCTCATAA
- a CDS encoding amidohydrolase family protein translates to MKKIDMHAHFFPRITQEEAARLDPATAPWLRIDDGGETGNIMLDERAFRPVYRALWDPALRVEELDRHGIDMQVVCATPIMFGYRYDGHAVMDWIRRMNDLALEHCAYAPTRLKPMAQVPLQDLDLACAEASRAKASGHIGVQIGNHLGDKDLDDEQLVAFLRHCGNEHIPVLVHPWDMMTDGRMKKWMMPWLVAMPAETQLSILSLILSGAFERLPRSLKLCFAHGGGAFPYLLGRAENAWHCRDIVRADSPHPPSHYLDRFYVDSAVFDPRALRLLIDTMGVERIMLGSDHPFPLGEQDIGRLVAEQPGLDAAGRHRILAGNALEFFDL, encoded by the coding sequence ATGAAGAAAATCGACATGCACGCCCACTTCTTCCCGCGCATCACGCAGGAGGAAGCCGCCCGTCTCGACCCCGCCACCGCGCCGTGGTTGCGCATCGACGACGGCGGCGAGACCGGCAACATCATGCTCGACGAGCGCGCCTTCCGTCCTGTCTATCGCGCCTTGTGGGACCCCGCGCTGCGTGTTGAAGAACTCGACCGTCACGGCATCGACATGCAAGTGGTCTGCGCTACGCCGATCATGTTCGGTTACCGCTACGACGGGCACGCGGTCATGGACTGGATCCGGCGCATGAACGACCTGGCGCTGGAACATTGCGCCTATGCGCCCACGCGGCTCAAGCCGATGGCGCAGGTACCGTTGCAGGACCTGGATCTGGCGTGTGCGGAAGCGTCGCGGGCCAAGGCCAGCGGCCATATCGGCGTGCAAATCGGCAACCACCTTGGCGACAAGGATCTGGACGACGAACAGCTCGTGGCGTTTTTGCGGCACTGCGGCAATGAACACATCCCGGTGCTCGTGCATCCGTGGGACATGATGACCGACGGCCGCATGAAGAAGTGGATGATGCCGTGGCTCGTGGCCATGCCCGCCGAGACGCAACTCTCGATCCTCTCGCTGATCCTCTCGGGCGCCTTCGAGCGTCTGCCCCGCTCGCTCAAGCTGTGCTTCGCCCACGGCGGCGGTGCGTTCCCGTATCTGCTGGGCCGCGCCGAGAATGCCTGGCATTGCCGCGACATCGTGCGCGCCGACAGTCCGCACCCGCCGTCTCATTATCTGGATCGGTTCTACGTCGATAGCGCGGTGTTCGATCCCCGGGCGCTGCGCCTGTTGATCGACACCATGGGCGTGGAGCGCATCATGCTCGGCTCGGATCACCCGTTCCCGCTTGGCGAGCAGGACATCGGCCGTCTGGTGGCCGAACAGCCGGGACTGGACGCCGCCGGCCGGCACCGCATTCTGGCGGGAAACGCGCTCGAGTTCTTCGACCTGTAA
- a CDS encoding 3-hydroxyanthranilate 3,4-dioxygenase — translation MLTYGKPFNFQRWIDDHAHLLKPPVGNQQVWQDSDFIVTVVGGPNHRTDYHDDPLEEFFYQFKGNAWVNLWIDGRAERIDLKEGDIFLLPPHVRHSPQRPEAGSLCLVIERQRPPGLLDGFEWYCLKCGTQVHRVEVQLKSIVTDLPPLFEAFYGSESLRRCPSCGEIHPGRAAQPKTTAPASA, via the coding sequence ATGTTGACGTATGGCAAGCCTTTCAATTTCCAGCGCTGGATCGACGATCACGCGCATCTGCTCAAGCCGCCCGTCGGCAATCAGCAGGTCTGGCAGGACAGCGACTTTATCGTGACGGTCGTGGGCGGACCGAACCATCGCACCGATTATCACGACGATCCGCTCGAGGAGTTTTTCTATCAGTTCAAGGGCAACGCGTGGGTCAATCTTTGGATCGACGGCCGCGCCGAGCGTATCGACCTCAAAGAAGGCGACATCTTCCTGTTGCCGCCGCACGTGCGCCACTCGCCGCAACGGCCCGAAGCCGGAAGCCTGTGCCTCGTTATCGAACGCCAGCGCCCGCCCGGTCTGCTCGACGGTTTCGAGTGGTACTGCCTCAAATGCGGTACGCAAGTGCACCGCGTGGAAGTGCAGCTCAAGAGCATCGTGACGGACCTGCCGCCCCTGTTCGAAGCGTTCTACGGCTCCGAATCGCTGCGCCGATGCCCGAGTTGCGGCGAGATCCACCCGGGCCGCGCCGCCCAACCCAAGACCACCGCACCGGCGTCTGCCTGA
- a CDS encoding RidA family protein, which produces MSASQDTQARVVAGKAKPRGKFPHIKRAGDFLFVSGTSSRRPDNTYAGAQVDALGVTQLDIREQTRAVIENIRDILASEGATLADVVEVGSFLVNMNDFGGYNEVYGEYFDENGPTRTTVAVHQLPHPLLLIEIKCVAYAPRSR; this is translated from the coding sequence ATGAGCGCATCGCAAGACACACAGGCCCGTGTCGTTGCCGGCAAGGCCAAACCGCGCGGCAAATTCCCGCACATCAAACGCGCCGGCGACTTCCTGTTCGTCTCGGGCACCAGTTCGCGGCGTCCGGATAACACCTACGCCGGCGCGCAAGTCGATGCGCTGGGCGTGACACAGCTCGACATTCGCGAGCAGACGCGCGCCGTCATCGAGAATATTCGCGACATTCTCGCCAGCGAAGGCGCAACACTGGCCGACGTGGTCGAAGTCGGCTCGTTCCTGGTGAACATGAACGACTTCGGCGGCTACAACGAGGTGTACGGCGAGTACTTCGACGAGAACGGCCCTACGCGCACGACGGTCGCGGTGCATCAGTTGCCGCATCCGCTGTTGCTGATCGAAATCAAGTGCGTGGCCTACGCGCCGCGCTCGCGCTAA